Proteins found in one Salinimonas lutimaris genomic segment:
- the murA gene encoding UDP-N-acetylglucosamine 1-carboxyvinyltransferase — protein MDKLVIRKSPALHGDVRISGAKNAALPLLMTALLTEQTCRYSNVPRLRDINTTNALLKELGVGVEHHDDVVSLTAGTLSSVTASYELVKTMRASILVLGPLLAKFGKANVSLPGGCAIGARPVNLHLTGLEQMGAQIEVEEGYIRAHVDGRLKGARIFMDMVSVGATENLMMAAALADGETILENSAREPEIVDLANCLNQMGAKVTGAGTDTIHIQGVETLHGCDYRVLPDRIETGTFLVAAAVTGGKIRCLDAAPDTLDAVINKLQQAGAKITCGDDWIELDMEGKKARAVQVKTAPHPAFPTDMQAQFVTLNCVAEGTGVVTETIFENRFMHVPELQRMGAEIALEANSAVSKGSSKLKGAPVMATDLRASASLVIAGLIAEGETHVTRIYHLDRGYERIEEKLSALGANIVREKE, from the coding sequence GTGGATAAATTAGTTATTAGAAAGTCGCCGGCTTTGCACGGCGATGTACGTATTTCAGGGGCCAAAAATGCGGCATTACCGCTGCTGATGACCGCCCTGCTTACCGAACAGACCTGCCGTTACTCCAATGTTCCGCGGTTGCGTGACATTAACACCACTAATGCCCTGTTAAAAGAATTGGGTGTGGGGGTAGAGCATCACGATGATGTGGTCAGTTTAACCGCAGGCACGCTGTCCAGCGTAACCGCCTCGTACGAGCTGGTGAAAACCATGCGCGCATCGATTCTGGTACTGGGCCCGCTGCTGGCTAAATTTGGCAAAGCGAATGTATCGTTACCGGGTGGCTGTGCCATTGGCGCACGTCCGGTAAATCTTCACCTGACTGGTCTTGAGCAAATGGGTGCGCAGATCGAAGTGGAAGAAGGCTACATTCGTGCTCATGTTGATGGCCGCCTGAAAGGGGCGCGAATCTTTATGGATATGGTCAGTGTGGGCGCAACCGAAAACCTGATGATGGCTGCTGCGCTGGCCGACGGTGAAACCATTCTGGAAAATTCAGCCCGTGAGCCGGAGATTGTGGATCTGGCTAACTGTCTGAACCAGATGGGCGCTAAGGTGACTGGTGCCGGTACAGATACCATTCATATTCAGGGCGTTGAAACCCTGCATGGGTGTGATTATCGGGTGTTGCCTGACCGTATTGAAACCGGCACTTTTCTGGTTGCCGCAGCCGTCACCGGTGGCAAAATCCGTTGTCTGGATGCCGCGCCCGATACGCTGGATGCGGTGATTAACAAGCTACAACAGGCAGGCGCTAAAATTACCTGTGGTGATGACTGGATTGAGCTGGATATGGAAGGCAAAAAAGCGCGCGCAGTACAGGTGAAAACCGCACCGCATCCCGCATTTCCTACCGATATGCAGGCCCAGTTTGTGACTTTGAACTGTGTGGCTGAAGGGACGGGTGTTGTGACCGAAACGATTTTTGAAAATCGGTTTATGCATGTACCTGAGCTACAGCGCATGGGCGCTGAAATTGCGCTGGAAGCCAACAGTGCGGTTTCCAAAGGCAGTTCAAAGCTGAAAGGAGCGCCGGTAATGGCAACTGACTTGCGTGCATCTGCCAGTCTGGTGATTGCCGGATTAATTGCCGAAGGGGAAACCCATGTTACCCGCATTTATCACCTGGACCGCGGTTACGAGCGTATCGAAGAAAAGCTCAGTGCGCTGGGTGCCAATATCGTTCGCGAAAAAGAATAA